The region CCCTGCGCGACGGCGTACGCGGCAAGGATAAGCTCGATGTGCCGATCAAGTTCATCTGGAACTACGCGGGCAATACCATCATCAACCAGCACTCCGATATTAACAAAACCCACGACATATTGCAGGACGAGAGTAAGTGCGAAACGATCGTCGTCATCGACAACTTCATGACCTCGTCCGCGAAGTATGCCGATATTGTTCTGCCGGACCTGATGACCGTTGAGCAGGAAGATATCATCCCCAACGATTACGCCGGCAACATGGGGTACCTGATTTTCCTCCAGCCGGTGACCGCACCGAAGTTCGAGCGTAAGCCTATTTACTGGATCATGAGCGAGGTGGCGAAACGCCTCGGCCCGGATATCCATCAGAAATTCACCGAAGGCCGTACGCAGGAGCAGTGGTTGCGCTACCTGTACGCCAAAATGGTCGCCAAAGATCCGCTGCTGCCGTCCTACGACGCGCTGAAAAAAATGGGTATTTATAAGCGCAAAGATCCTAATGGACATTTTGTGGCCTACAAAAAATTCCGTGACGATCCGGATGCCAATCCGCTGAAAACCCCGTCCGGGAAGATCGAGATCTACTCCAGCAAGCTGGCGGATATTGCAGCAACCTGGGAACTGCAAAAAGACGAAACCATCACCCCCCTGCCGGTCTATACCTCAACCTTCGAAGGCTGGGACGCGCCCGAGCGCAGCAAATTCCCGCTGCAACTGTTCGGTTTCCACTTCAAAGCGCGGATCCACTCCAGCTACGGCAACGTGGACGTGCTCCAGGCCGCCTGTCGCCAGGAGGTGTGGCTTAACCCTGTGGATGCAGAGAAACGCGGTATCAAAAACGGGGATATGGTGCGCGTCTTCAACGACCGCGGCGAAGTGCGCATTGCCGCGAAAGTGACGCCACGCATCATGCCGGGGGTGAGCGCGATGGGCCAGGGCGCCTGGCATGACGCCAACATGAACGGCGATCGTGTCGATCACGGCTCCTGCATTAATACCCTGACCACGCACCGCCCGTCACCGCTGGCGAAAGGCAACCCGCAGCACACGAACCTGGTGCAGATCGAGAAGGCATAAGGATTAACCGATGACAACCCAGTATGGATTTTTTATTGATTCCAGCCGCTGCACCGGGTGCAAAACCTGCGAGCTGGCCTGCAAGGATTACAAAGACTTAACCCCGGACGTCAGCTTCCGTCGTATTTATGAATACGCGGGCGGCGACTGGCAGGAGGACAACGGCGTCTGGCATCAGAATGTCTTCGCCTATTACCTGTCGATTGCCTGCAACCACTGCGAAGATCCGGCCTGTACCAAGGTCTGTCCGAGCGGGGCAATGCACAAGCGCGATGACGGTTTTGTGGTGGTGAACGAGGATGTCTGCATCGGCTGTCGCTACTGCCACATGGCCTGTCCGTACGGCGCGCCGCAGTACAACGCCGCCAAAGGCCACATGACCAAGTGCGACGGCTGCCACAGCCGCGTGGCGGACGGCAAAAAGCCCATCTGCGTCGAGTCCTGCCCGCTGCGCGCGCTGGACTTTGGCCCGATTGAGGAGCTGCGCAAAAAACACGGCCAGCTTGCTGCCGTCGCGCCGCTGCCGTCTGCGTACTTCACGAAGCCGAGTATTGTGATCAAACCTAACGCCAACAGCCGTCCGACGGGTGACACCACCGGCTACCTGGCAAACCCGAAGGAGGTGTGAGATGGGAAGTGGATGGCATGAATGGCCGCTGGTGATCTTCACCGTTTTCGGGCAGTGCGTGGCTGGCGCGTTAATCGTAATGGGCTTCGTCTGGCTTAAGGAAAACGATGACAAGGCCAGAATGCGCATTGTGCGCAGCCTGTTTTTGCTTTGGGTGGTAATGGGTATTGGCTTTATGGCCTCGGTACTGCATCTTGGCTCTCCGCTGCGTGCCTTCAACTCGCTTAACCGCGTGGGAGCGTCAGCGCTGAGTAATGAGATCGCGGCGGGTTCGATCTTCTTTGCCGCAGGCGGTTTCTGGTGGCTGGTGTCGGTTATCGGTAAAATGCCCCCTGCTTTAGGCAAAATCTGGCTGGTTGTCAGCCAGATCCTGGGCATTGTTTTTGTCTGGGCCATGACCCGGGTTTATCAGATTGAGACCGTCCCGACCTGGTACACGGGTTACACCACGCTGAGCTTCTTCCTGACGATGGTTCTTGCTGGTCCTCTGTTGGCCGCGCTACTGCTTCACGTTGCAAACGTGACATACAAAGCTAGCCTTGCCGCGTCTGCCAGCGTACTGGCGCTCATTGTCTGCGTGGCGGTCGTCGTGTTGCAAAGCACTACGCTGGGGACGATACAGAGTTCCATCCAGCAGGCCAACGCGCTGCTACCGGATTATGGTTCACTTCAGGTATGGCGCATCGCGCTGCTGGCGGCGGGTTTAGGCTGCTGGATCTGCCCGCTTATTCGTCGTCAGGCGCCGAAAACGCTCGGCCTGTTTGCAGGTGTCGTGCTGGTGGTGCTGGCTGAGCTTATTGGCCGTGGGCTATTTTATGGTCTGCATATGACCGCAGGGTTAGCAATTGCAGGTTAACACCGGTGTGCGGGGCTACCCGCGCACAAGTAAGGAAAGTTGTAATGAATGACGTATCACATCGCGAATCGTTCGCGTTCAGCGCCCGGGTACTGGGCGCGCTGTTTTATTTCGCGCCAGACAGCGAGCAGACCGCCCCGCTGGTGAGTGCCCTGACCGCAGGTGACTGGGTTCAGGACTGGCCGCTGGCGGAGGAAAGCCTGCTGCCCGTCGCCGATATG is a window of Enterobacter hormaechei ATCC 49162 DNA encoding:
- a CDS encoding dimethyl sulfoxide reductase anchor subunit family protein, which produces MGSGWHEWPLVIFTVFGQCVAGALIVMGFVWLKENDDKARMRIVRSLFLLWVVMGIGFMASVLHLGSPLRAFNSLNRVGASALSNEIAAGSIFFAAGGFWWLVSVIGKMPPALGKIWLVVSQILGIVFVWAMTRVYQIETVPTWYTGYTTLSFFLTMVLAGPLLAALLLHVANVTYKASLAASASVLALIVCVAVVVLQSTTLGTIQSSIQQANALLPDYGSLQVWRIALLAAGLGCWICPLIRRQAPKTLGLFAGVVLVVLAELIGRGLFYGLHMTAGLAIAG
- a CDS encoding DMSO/selenate family reductase complex B subunit, with protein sequence MTTQYGFFIDSSRCTGCKTCELACKDYKDLTPDVSFRRIYEYAGGDWQEDNGVWHQNVFAYYLSIACNHCEDPACTKVCPSGAMHKRDDGFVVVNEDVCIGCRYCHMACPYGAPQYNAAKGHMTKCDGCHSRVADGKKPICVESCPLRALDFGPIEELRKKHGQLAAVAPLPSAYFTKPSIVIKPNANSRPTGDTTGYLANPKEV